CCCCGTACACCGGCTTCCAGCAGAGCGTCGCCTACCGCCTGCGCCGGGAGGCGGGCGAACCGGGGGAGCCCGTCACCCTCATCGCGCCCCGGGCCCTGATGGTGCCGCCCGGCTTCCCCGACTTCATGTCCCGCACCCGCGTCGTGCGCCCCGGCCCCGTGGCGCTCGCCGGGCGCGCCTGGTCCGGGCACGGTCCGGTGACCCGCGTCGAGGTCAGCGAGGACGGCGGCGCGGCCTGGGCCGACGCCGAGATCGAGCGGGACCCGGCGCACCCGTGGGCCTGGTCCGCCTGGCACGCCACCTGGACCGCGACGCCGGGACTGCGCCACCTGACGGTGCGGGCCACCGACGCCGCCGGGAACGTCCAGCCGCTGACCCCGCCCTGGAACCGCGGCGGCTTCGCCAACAACCTCGTCCAGCGGGTCGAGGTGCTCTGCACCCCGGACGCGTCCGTCGGCCGAGCGGGCGGCGCGTAGAGTCGACCCCGGTGCACCCCCGTGCCGGCGGGTGCACCGTCGACCGACCCTGACGAGGAGACTTTCGTGACCGACCCGGCGTCCACCGCCCTCCAGCTGCAGATCGCCCGGGACCTCCAGGTCGCCGAGACCTTCGACCCGAAGGCGGAGATCGAGCGCCGGGTGGCCTTCCTCACCGAGCGGCTCACCTCCACCGGCCTTCGCTCCCTCGTCCTCGGCATCAGCGGCGGCGTCGACTCCACCACCGCCGGCCGGCTCTGCCAGGTCGCCGTGGAGCGGGCCCGCGCGGCCGGTCACGACGCCACCTTCTACGCGATGCGCCTGCCGTACGGCGTCCAGGCCGACGAGCACGACGCGCAGACCGCCCTCGGCTTCATCCGCGCCGACCGGGTCCTCACCGTGGACGTCAAGGCGGCCAGCGACGCGGCCCTGGAGGCCTGCCTCGCCGGCGGGACGACCTTCCGCGACGCCCACCACCAGGACTTCGTGCAGGGCAACATCAAGGCCCGGCAGCGGATGATCGCCCAGTACGCGGTCGCCGGCGCCCACGACGGCCTCGTCGTCGGCACCGACCACGCCGCCGAGGCCGTCTCCGGCTTCTTCACCAAGTTCGGCGACGGCGCCGCCGACGTCGTCCCGCTGACCGGCCTGACCAAGCGGCGCGTCCGCGCGATCGCCGACGAGCTGGGCGCCCCGACCGAGCTCGTGTGGAAGACCCCCACGGCCGACCTGGAGACCCTCGACCCGGGCAAGGCCGACGAGGACGCGCTCGGCGTCACCTACGACGACATCGACGACTTCCTGGAGGGGAAGCCGGTCGCGGAGACCGCGTACGCCACGATCGTCCGCCGCTACGAGCTCACCGAGCACAAGCGGCAGCTGCCGATCGCGCCCTGAGCTCCTGAGGTCCTGAGGTCCTGAGCCTCTGAGCGGACGGCGCGGCACAGTCGGAGGATCCTGGAAGGGGTGCCCGGGCACCGGGCCCCCGGAAGGGAGCGCGCCATGTTCGGCGAGACCACGGCGTACAGCGGCTTCTCGGTCGACGACCTCGACGCCGCGCGCGACTTCTACGGCGACGTCCTCGGCCTGAGGGTGGAGGAGACCGGCGGCCCGGAGGGGATGCGGATGCTGAACCTCGTCCTGCCCGGCGGGGCGCGGGTCTTCGTCTATCCCAAGGAGAACCACACCCCGGCCACCTTCACGATCCTCAACTTCGAGGTCGACGACATCGACCGGGCCGTCGACGAGCTGGTGGGGCGCGGGGTGACCTTCCAGCGCTACCCCGGCTTCGAGGCCGACGAGAAGGGCGTCGTGCGCGACGGGCACGGCCCCGCCGTCGCCTGGTTCACGGACCCGGCGGGCAACATCATCGCGGTCCTCTCGACCGGCTGACCGCGACGGCACGTTCCCGTCCCGGAAAGCCTCCCCGCCGTGTGATCCACTGTTCCCGCGGGGGGTACGAACAGGAGCAGGAGCAGCGTTGACCACCTACCGCCAGCCGGGCCTCGTCCTCACCGACCACCGCTTCCCCGTCCCCCTCGACCACGCCCGCCCCGACGGCGAGCGCATCGAGGTCTTCGGCCGTGAGGTCGTCGCGGCCGACAAGGACCGATCCGGCCGCGAGAAGCTTCCCTGGCTGGTGTACCTGGAGGGCGGGCCCGGCTTCGGCGCCCGCCGCTTCATCGGCCCGCAGGCCTGGCTCGGCCGCGCCGTGAAGGAGTTCCGCGTCCTCCTCCTCGACCAGCGCGGCACCGGCCGCTCCACCCCGGCCAACCGCCAGACCCTGCCGCTGCGCGGCGGCCCGGCCGAGCAGGCGGAGTACCTGGCGCACTTCCGCGCCGACTCCATCGTCAAGGACTGCGAGCTGATCCGCCGCCGCCTCACCGACGGCGCCCCCTGGACCGTCCTCGGCCAGAGCTTCGGCGGCTTCTGCGCCACCCACTACCTCTCCACCGCCCCCGAGGGCCTGGAGCGGGTCCTCGTCACCGGCGGCCTGCCCTCCCTGTACGCGACCGCCGACGAGGTCTACCGCGCCGCCTACCCCCGTATCCGGCGGAAGAACGAGGCCCACTTCGCCCGCCACCCCCAGGACGCGGAACGGGTCAACGCGATCGCCGCCCACCTCATCGACCACGAGGTCACCCTCCCCGGCGGCGGTCTCCTCACCGTCGAGGCCTTCCAGTCCCTCGGCATCCTCCTCGGTTCCGGCGACGGCACCCACCAGCTCCATCTGCTCCTGGAGGGCGCCTTCGTGCCCACCCCGGGCGGGCCCGCGCTCTCCGACGCCTTCCTGGAGCAGGTCCAGGCGCACCTCTCGTACGCCGGACACCCGCTGTACGCCGTACTCCACGAGGCCATCTACGCCCAGGGGCAGGGCCCCACCGACTGGGCCGCCGAGCGCGTCCGCGCCGAGCACCCCGAGTTCGACGCCCGCACCGCGCTCGCCGAGGGCGCGCCGCTGCTCTTCACCGGCGAGACCGTCCATCCCTGGCACTTCACCACCGACCCCGCCCTGCGCCCGCTCCGCGAGACCGCCGAACTGCTCGCCGCGCGCACCGACTGGGAACCGCTGTACGACCCCGAGCGGCTCGCCGCCAACCAGGTCCCGGTGGCGGCCGCCGTCTACCAGGACGACATGTACGTCGACACCGCCCACTCCCTGGAGACCGCGCGCGCCGTGCGCGGCCTGCGGACCTGGGTGACCGACGAGTTCGAGCACGACGGGGTGCGGGCCGGCGGGCCGCGCGTCCTCGACCGGCTGCTCTCCCTCGCCAGGAGCGAGATCTGATCGCACGGGATCACGTTCCGACCGTTCGGGCATAGGATTCGGCGCGCAATCGATCAGCAAGGGAGCAAGGGGCCCGGATGGCGGCACGCGAGACACCGGCGTCCGGCCGGGAGCTGAAGTTCCGGGCCCTCATGGCGGAGCTGCGGCGCGGCATCCTCGACGGCACCTGGCCCCCCGGCAGCAAGCTGCCCACCGAACGCGCGCTCGCCACCGAGACGGGCCTGTCCGTCACCACCGTCCGCCGCGCCTACGAGGACCTCGTCGCCCTCGGCCTCGTCGAACGGCGCCAGGGCGCGGGGACCTTCGCCGCCCACCGCCCCGAGCGCGACCGGGCCGACCGCCGGATCGTCGGCGTCCTCGTCCCCGACACCACCTTCTACTACCCGCGCGTCCTCCAGGGCATCGAGAAGGAACTCGCGGCGGCCGGCGCCCGGCTCGTCCTCGCCTGCTCGCACTACGACCCCGCCGAGGAGGACGCCGCCGTCGAACGGCTCCTGTCCGCCGGGGTCCACGGCCTCCTCCTCGTACCCAGCCTGCACACCGCGACCGACCCGGGACGGCGCGCCGAGGAGCTCCTCGCCCTGCCCGTCCCCGCCGTCCTCGTCGAACGCCGGCTCGCCGCCCACGGCCCCGGCGACCCCACCGAGCACGTGTGCACCGACCACGAGGGCGGCGCCTACGACGCCGTGCGCCATCTGCGGGCCCTCGGGCACGAGCGGCTCGGGCTCGTCGCCCGCACCGACGCGCCCACCACCGCCCCCATCGAGTCCGGCTTCGCCCGCGCCCTCGCCGACCTCGGACTGCCCGCCCCGGCGTACGAGCGGGACGTGATGGCCCGCTGGGACCCGGACCGCGCCGACCTCGCTCTCGCCGCGCTGCGCGCCTCCGGCGTCACCGCCGCGCTCTGCTTCGGCGACCGGGAGGCCGCCCTGATGCTCGGGGCGGCCCGCCGGGCCGGCCTTCGGGTGCCGGAGGACCTCGCCCTGATCAGCTACGACAACGAGTTCGCGGACGTCGCGGAGACCCCGCTGACGGCCGTGTCGCCGCCCAAGTACCAGCTGGGCCGCCTCGCCGCGCAGATCCTGCTGCGACGACTGGCCGAGGGGGACGCGGCCCCGTTGCACCAGGTGCAGCTGCGACCGAGGCTCGTGGTCCGCGCCTCCTGCGGCGGCCGGGCGCGGGAGGCGCAAAAGTCCAAGCAGTGAGTACGGATTGCTCATGGTGTGCTCTGGTCGCGCACGGATACAACTCGGTCCGGACCCGTGAGGGACCCACAAGGGCCCACAAGGGACCCACGAGGGACCCGCGAGGACCCACGAGGAGAGGACCCGGACCATGAGCACCCACGTCAGCGCGGAGATCGCCGGCCAGCCCGACTGCTGGCGCCGCGCCGCCGAGATCGCCGACCGCGACACCGGCCTGCTGCCGGCCCGCGGCGAGCGCGTCGCGGTCGTCGGCTGCGGCACCTCGTACTTCATCGCCCGCGCCTACGCGGCGCTGCGGGAGTCCCTCGGCGCGGGCGAGACCGACGCGTTCCCCGCCTCCGACACGACCCCGCTCGGCCGCGGCTACGACCGGATCGTCGCCCTCACCCGCTCCGGCACCACCACGGAGGTCGTGGACCTGCTCGCCGGCGCCGCGGGCCGCGTCCCGACGCTCGTCGTCACCGGGGTCCCCGACAGCCCCGCCGGACGGCTCGCCGACCGGATCGTCGACCTCGGCTTCGCCGACGAACGCTCCGTCGTCCAGACCCGGTTCGCCACCACCGCCCTCCAACTCCTGCGCGCCGGGCTCGGGGTGGACCTCGGCCCGGCGATCGCCGACGCCGAACTCGTCCTGTACGAGCAGCTGCCGGCCGCCTGGGAGCGACGCGGCCAGTTCACCTTCCTCGGCACCGGCTGGACCGTCGGACTCGCCGACGAGGCGGCGCTCAAGCTGCGCGAAGTGGCCCGCGCCTGGACGGAGTCGTACGCGGCGATGGAGTACCGCCACGGCCCGATCACCATCAGCGACCGGGCGAGCCTGGTCTGCTGCATCGGCCCGGAGCCCTCCGGCCTCCGCGACGAAGTGGAGTCCACGGGCGCCCTGTTCGCCGCCGACGCGATCGACCCGGTCGCGGCCCTCGTCCGCGTCCAGCGGCTCGCGGTCGCCCTCGCGGCCCGGCGCGGCCTCAACCCCGACCGCCCGCGGCACATCTCGCGCTCGGTCATCCTCGCCGGAGCGTTCCGCCCCACCGTGTCGGAGGCGACCCGTATCCTGCGCTCATGATCGACACGGATGCCCAGGAGCTCCTGGAGATGCCCGGCGACTGGACGCGCGCGCTCGCCGTCGTCGCCCACCCCGACGACCTGGAGTACGGCTGCGCGGCGGCCGTCGCCGCCTGGACGGACGCGGGGAAGGAGGTCACGTACGTCCTCGCCACCCGCGGCGAGGCCGGCATCGACACCCTCGCCCCGGACCTCTGCGGCCCGATCCGCGAGCAGGAGCAGCGGGACAGCGCGGCCGTCGTCGGCGTGGACACCGTCGAGTTCCTCGACCACCGCGACGGCGTGATCGAGTACGGTCTCGGGCTGCGCCGCGACATCGCGGCCGCGATCCGCCGCCACCGCCCGGAGCTCGTGATCACCCTCAACCACCGCGACACCTGGGGCGGCGGCCCGGGCGCCCCCTGGAACACCCCGGACCACCTGGCCGTCGGCCGCGCCACCCTCGACGCGGCCGCCGACGCGGGCAACCGCTGGATCTTCCCCGAACTGACCGACCAGGGCCTGGAGCCCTGGAACGGCGTCCGCTGGGTCGCGGTCGCCGCCTCCAGCACGCCGACCCACGCGATCGACGCGACCCCCGGCCTGGACCGCGCGATCCGCTCCCTCCTCTGCCACCGCGCCTACATCGAGGCCCTGACGGACGAGGACCCGGAGAAGTACGTCCGCGACTTCCTGACCACGGCGACGTCCCGCGCATCGGCCCGCTTCGGCGACCGCCCGGCGGTCACGTTCGAACTCTTCGCCCGCTAGGGCCCGTCCGACGATTCGCGGCGGATCAGGCCCTCGGCATGGGCTTCATCACCGCGAAGACCGCGCCGAAGGGGTCGGCGAGCCAGGCGATGCGGCCGACGTCGGGGATGTCGGCGGCGGGCAGGACGACCGAGCCGCCGCCGCCCTGGGCCGTGCGGGAGGTCGCGTCGGGGTCCTCCACCGTGAAGTACGGGATCCAGCGCGAGGGATCTCCCTCGTTCTGGACCTCGGCGACGCCGCCGAAGGAGGCCTCCTCCTGGTCTCCCTCGGCGGTGGAGATCACCCGGTAGGTGATGCCGGGCGCCTCCATCAGCGACCAGCGCCAGCCGAACAGGGTCCGGTAGAAGGCGAGCGTGGACTCCGGGTCGGGGACGTGCAGTTCGGCCCAGAGGAGGGTGTCGGGGGCGGAGGTCCGCTCCAGGCCCTTCACCGTCCCCGGCTGCCAGACGGCGAACTCGGCGCCGGCCGGGTCGGTCAGGCAGGCCATGCGGCCCGCGTCCATGACGTCGAAGGCCTCGACGCGCACGGTGCCTCCCGCCTCCTCGGCGGCCTTCTGGGTGGCGTCCGCGTCCGGGGTCTGGAAGTACACCGTCCAGGCGCTGTGCGCGCCCTCGTCGAGCGGTCCCAGGGCCCCGACCGTGGCGCCGTCCTGCTGGAAGAAGCCGTAGCCGCCGGAGTCCGGGCCCGCCGACCGGAAGTCCCAGCCGAAGACCGCGCCGTAGAACGCGGCCGCGGCATCGGTGTCCGGGCTGCCGAGGTCGATCCAGTTGGGGGAGCCCTTGGTGAACTGCGTACCGAGCATGGGTGGTGTCCCGTCCTTGCGTCGTCCGTGGCCGAATGTGGTCACCATGGCCGATCCTCGCCCGCGGGCCCGTGCGGCGCAGCCCCAGCCGCCGCGTTTCATCCGGCCGGGCGACGGTTCGCCTCGCCGATCGGCAAGGAATCTTGCCGTTTCTGCAACAATTGCCGTATGACCGAAGACGACCGCATCGACGCCGTCCTGACCGAGGTCGGCCCCCGGCTCCGCCGTGTCCGCCGCGACCGCGGGGTGACCCTCGCCGAGCTCTCCGCCGCCACCGGCATCTCCGTGAGCACCCTCTCCCGGCTGGAGTCCGGACAGCGCAAGCCCAGCCTCGAACTGCTCCTGCCGCTCGCCCGCGCCCATCAGGTCCCCCTCGACGAGCTGGTCGGCGCCCCGCCGGTCGGCGACCCCCGGGTCAAGGCGAAGCCCATCGTGCGCCACGGCCGGACCATGTACCCGTTGACCCGGCAGCCCGGCGGGCTCCAGGCGTACAAGGTGATCCAGGAGAAGGCGCACGAGAACCCGGAACCCCGGGTGCACGAGGGGTACGAGTGGCTGTACGTGCTCTCCGGGAGGCTCCGGCTCGTCCTGGGCGAGCACGACGTCGTCCTGACCGCCGGCGAGGCGGCCGAGTTCGACACGCGCGTCCCGCACTGGTTCGGGCCGACCGAGGACGGGCCGGTGGAGTTCCTCAGCCTGTACGGGCCGCAGGGGGAGCGCATGCACGTACGGGCGCGCCCCAAGAAGTCCGGCTGACCCGGCAAGAAGTCCGGCCGACCCGGTTCCGCTGCGAGCAAGCGACCGCTTAGTATGCCACCGACCGCTCGGTACGGAGGAGGCATTCCGGATGCAGGCATGGCGTGTGCACGAGAACGGCGAACCGGGCGCGGTGATGCGCCGGGAGGAGGTCGAACCGCCCACCCCCGGCGACGGTCAGGTCCTCCTCCGGGTCCGCGCCGCGAACGTCAACTTCCCCGACGCGCTGCTCTGCCGCGGCCACTACCAGGTGCGGCCCCCGCTGCCCTTCACCCCCGGCGTCGAGGTCTGCGCCGAGACCGAGGACGGACGCCGGGTCATCACCACCGCCGCCCTCCCGCACGGCGGCTTCGCCGAGTACACCCTCGCCGACGCCGCCGGGCTCCTGCCCGCCCCGGAGGCACTCGACGACGCCGAGGCCGCCGCGCTGCACATCGGCTACCAGACCGGCTGGTTCGGCCTGCACCGCCGTGCCCACCTCCAGGAGGGCGAGACCCTCCTCGTCCACGCGGCGGCGGGCGGCGTCGGCAGCGCCGCCGTCCAGCTCGGCAAGGCGGCCGGCGCCACCGTCATCGGCGTCGTCGGCGGCCAGGAGAAGGCCGCCGTCGCCCGCGCCCTCGGCTGCGACCTGGTGATCGACCGCCGCTCCGAGGACGTCGTCGCCGCCGTCAAGGCCGCCACCGGCGGCCGGGGCGCCGACGTGATCTACGATCCCGTCGGCGGCGAGGCCTACCAGCAGTCCGCCAAGTGCGTCGCCTTCGAGGGCCGGATCGTGATCGTCGGTTTCGCGAGCGGCACCGTCCCCGCCCCCGCCCTCAACCACGCCCTGGTGAAGAACTACTCGATCCTCGGCCTCCACTGGGGCCTGTACGCGGCGAAGGACCCGGCCTCGATCGCCCGCTGCCACGAGACCCTGACCGCCTACGCGGCGAAGGGGATCGTCAAGCCGCTCATCGGCGAGCGCGTCCCCTTCGCCCTCGCGGCCGACGCCGTCCAGCGCGTCGCCGACGGCACCACCACCGGCCGCCTGGTCGTCCTCCCGGAAGGAGCCCACGCATGACCGACGCCGAGGAACTCCGCAGCCGGGTCAGGCAGTTGCTCGCCGAGCACCCGCCGGCCACGACCGACCGCACCGACTTCCTGAAGGCCCGCTTCGACGCCGGACTCGCCTGGGTGCACTACCCCGTGGGCCTCGGCGGCCTCGACGCGCCCCGCGCCCTCCAGGCCGTCGTCGACGCCGAACTCGCCGCCGCGGGCGCCCCCGACAACGACCCGCGCCGGATCGGCATCGGCCTCGGCATGGCCGCCCCCACCCTCCTCGCGTACGGCTCCGAAGAGGTCAAGTCCCGCTTCCTGCGGCCCCTCTGGGTCGGCGAGGAGGTCTGGTGCCAGCTCTTCAGCGAGCCCGGCGCCGGCTCCGACCTCGCCGCGCTCGGCACGCGCGCCGTACGCGACGGCGAGGACTGGGTGATCGACGGGCAGAAGGTGTGGACCTCCAGCGCCCACATCGCCCGCTGGGCCATCCTCATCGCCCGCACCGACCCGGACGCGCCCAAGCACCGGGGCATCACCTACTTCGTCTGCGACATGACCGACCCCGGCGTGGAGGTCCGGCCGCTGCGCCAGATCACCGGCGAGGCCGAGTTCAACGAGGTCTTCCTCACCGGCGTCCGCATCCCCGACGCCCACCGCCTCGGCGAGGTCGGCGACGGCTGGCGGGTCGCCCAGACCACCCTCATGAACGAGCGGGTCTCCATCGGCGGCGCCCGCATCCCCCGCGAGGGCGGCATGATCGGGAAGCTCGCCACGACCTGGCGCGAGCGCCCCGAACTGCGCACCCACGAGCTGCACCGCCGCCTCCTCGACCTCTGGGTCGACGCCGAGGTCGCCAGGCTCACCGGCGAACGCCTCCGCCAGCAGCTCGTCGCCGGACAGCCGGGACCCGAGGGCAGCGCGATGAAGCTCGGCTTCGCCCGGCTCAACCAGGCCATCAGTGGCCTTGAGGTCGAACTCCTCGGCGACGAGGGCCTGTTGTACGGGGAGTGGGAGATGCGTCGCCCCGAGCTCGTCGACTTCACCGGCCGCGACGCCGGCTACCGCTACCTCCGCTCCAAGGGCAACTCGATCGAGGGCGGGACCAGCGAGGTGCTCCTCAACATCGTCGCCGAGCGGGTCCTCGGCCTGCCCCCGGAGCCCCGCAACGACAAGGACGTCGCCTGGAAGGACCTCGCGCGATGACTGATCTGCTGTACTCCGAGACCGAGGACGACCTGCGGGCGACGGTGCGCGCCCTGCTCGCCGACCGGGCCGGCCACCAGGTGCTGCTCGACCGGATCGAGACGGACGATCCGTACGTCCCCGGCCTCTGGAAGTCCCTCGCGGGCGACATCGGAGCCGCCGGGCTCCTCGTCCCCGAGAAGCTCGGCGGCCAGGGCGCGAGCCATCGCGAGGCCGCCGTGGTCCTGGAGGAGCTGGGCCGCGCGGTGACCCCACTGCCGTACCTCACGAGCGCGGTGGTGGCCACGGAGACGCTGCTCGGCCTGGCGGGGGAGGGCGGCGGCCCGGCCGTCGAGCTCCTGGCGGAGCTCGCGAGCGGACGGAAGGTCGCGGTCCTCGCCGTACCGCTGTCGACCGCGCCGGACGCGGAGCCGTTCCCGCCCGGAGCGCCGGAGGCGGGACCGTCCCCGTCCGCCGCATCCGACGCCGGGCCGCTGCCCGCCTCCACGGTCGCGGGCGTGGCCGACGCCGTCGCCGCCGACGTCCTCCTCGTCCCGCGCGCCGACGGCCTGTACGCCGTACCGGCCGAGGAGGCGACGGTCGAGCCGCAGACCCCGCTCGACCTCACCCGCCCGCTCGCCCGCGTCACCACGCGGCCCGGGACCGGCACGCGACTCGCCGACGGCGACGCGGCCCGTACGGCCGTCCGGCGCGGACTGCTCGCCGGGGCGGGACTGCTCGCCTCCGAGCAGCTCGGGCTCGCCGAACGGTGCCTGGAGGAGACCGTCCGGTACACCCGCGAGCGCCACCAGTTCAACCGGCCCGTCGGCTCCTTCCAGGCCCTGAAGCACCGCATGGCCCAGCTCTGGCTGGACGTCGTCGGGGCCAGGGCCGCGGCCCGCGCCGCCGCCGACGCCCTCGCCACCGGCAGCCCGGACGCCCCGCTCACCGTCGCGGTCGCCCAGGCCTACTGCTCCAAGGTCGCGGTCCGCGCCGCCGAGGAGTGCGTCCAGCTGCACGGCGGCATCGGCATGACCTGGGAGCACCCGGCGCACCTGGCGCTGAAGCGGGCCAAGTCCGACCAGATCGCGCTGGGTTCGACGGGCCGGCACCAGGACGCGATCGCCGCCCTGATGGACCTCCCGGCGCCCGCGTGACGGAGCGGCGGCCCCTGGGCAAGGGGCCGCCGCGTCCGCGCCCCTTTGCACGGGGAAGGACCGCCTGCCCGCCGCGCCCTGGCCGAATCTCACCCGTATGGCCGCCCCGCCATACGCCCGGACGGACCGGGCGTTCCGCCACACTGTCCGCCGAACGCCGCAATTCCCGTGCGGCGACGGAGGGACGTGAGAGCGATGGCCGTTTCCATTTCTGTCGTGGTGCTGCTGCTGGTACTGGCCGTGATCTTCGTGCGGAACAGCGGCCTGAAGCTCACGCACGCCCTCGTCTGCGCCCTGCTCGGCTTCTTCCTCGCCGGCACCAGCATGGCGCCCACCATCCACAACGGCGTCGCCGCCACCGCCAACGTGGTCTCCAGCCTCAAGCCCTGATCCCCCCGCCGGGGGTTCGGATATCCACACCCCCGATCCGGGGGCGAGCACGATCGACCCTCCCCGCCCTGCCCGCCGAGGATGAGGGCATGGCTGAGACGACGACGTACACACGCACCGAGACCGCCGCCCGCGCCGAGGACCTGCACCGCTCCTACGGGCGCGGCCCCGCCACCGTGCACGCCCTGCGCGGCGTGTCGGTGGCCCTCGAACCCGGCACCTTCACCGCCGTGATGGGCCCGTCCGGATCCGGGAAGACCACCCTGCTGCACTGCCTCGCCGGAATGGACCGCCCCACCCGCGGCACCGTCCGGTGGGGCGACACCGAGGTGACCGGCCTGCCGGAACGGAAGCTGGCCGAGCTCCGGCGCACCCGGATCGGCTTCGTCTTCCAGGCGTTCAACCTGATGCCCGCGATGACCGTCGCCCAGAACGTCGAGCTCCCCGGCCGGCTCGCCGGCATCCGGCCGGACCGCGACCGCGTCCTCGAAGCGCTCGACCGGGTCGGCCTGGCCGGACGCGAACGGCACCGGCCCGGACAGCTCTCCGGCGGCCAGCAGCAGCGCGTGGCCAT
The DNA window shown above is from Streptomyces vietnamensis and carries:
- a CDS encoding acyl-CoA dehydrogenase family protein; this encodes MTDLLYSETEDDLRATVRALLADRAGHQVLLDRIETDDPYVPGLWKSLAGDIGAAGLLVPEKLGGQGASHREAAVVLEELGRAVTPLPYLTSAVVATETLLGLAGEGGGPAVELLAELASGRKVAVLAVPLSTAPDAEPFPPGAPEAGPSPSAASDAGPLPASTVAGVADAVAADVLLVPRADGLYAVPAEEATVEPQTPLDLTRPLARVTTRPGTGTRLADGDAARTAVRRGLLAGAGLLASEQLGLAERCLEETVRYTRERHQFNRPVGSFQALKHRMAQLWLDVVGARAAARAAADALATGSPDAPLTVAVAQAYCSKVAVRAAEECVQLHGGIGMTWEHPAHLALKRAKSDQIALGSTGRHQDAIAALMDLPAPA
- a CDS encoding ABC transporter ATP-binding protein is translated as MAETTTYTRTETAARAEDLHRSYGRGPATVHALRGVSVALEPGTFTAVMGPSGSGKTTLLHCLAGMDRPTRGTVRWGDTEVTGLPERKLAELRRTRIGFVFQAFNLMPAMTVAQNVELPGRLAGIRPDRDRVLEALDRVGLAGRERHRPGQLSGGQQQRVAIARALVSRPSVLFADEPTGALDRATGHEVLALLRSQVDRDGRTCVMVTHDPVAAGYADRVLLLADGLVVDELTRPTAAEVAARLGRLGG